The nucleotide window GCTGAGGAGTCTGCTTGTATTGGAAGGCTTTGGGGATCCTGAAAAGATCGACTGGAGGTTCCCATCTTGCCTCCTTGGGAGCACTACTTGGGGTCTCTCCTCTAGCCAGgggcaggctgggcacagagcaGACTGAGCTCCCTTGGGGAAGGAGCAGAAAGTTTCCCCCATGAGCTCCCTCTGCTTTCCTTTATATCTGCCTTGCCTTAAGACTCTTATcactggcagcacctgtagctcagtgggtaggtcgttggccacatacactgaggctggtgggtttgaacccagcccagaccagctaaacaacaatgacaactgcaacaaaaaaatagctgggtgttgtggcaggcacctgcagtcccagctacttgggaggctaaggcaagagaatcgcttaagcccaagagttcgaagtcgctgtgagctgggatgccacagcactctaccaaggtgacatagtgagactctgtctcaaaaaaaaaaaaagaaaaagactcttACAGTCTTCCTGCTCTTACAGCTGTATGGGGAGGTTGTGTGAAACTTTGAGTCCCATGGGAGGAGGGATGGCACCTTCCTCCTCgtcatattcatttattcatctgacCAAACACCACGGGGAGCCATAATTGACACTTATTCCTCAGTGTTTTGTAAGTCAAAGGTGTATGgtcaatattcttttcttttctttccttcttttttttgttttttgttttgagacagagtctcattgtgtcatcctcagtagagtgctgtggcatcatagctcacagcaacctcaaactcttgggcttaagccattctcttgcctcagcctcccaagtagctggggctacaggcgcccgccacaatgcctggctattttttttttgttgtaattttcattgtttagcaggcccgggtagggttcaaacccgccagccacAGTGCATGTGaccagcgctctaaccactgacctatggacactgagcctgaATATTCTTTTCATTCAAAACTGTTCATTAAGCCCCTCCTCTGGAATGGAGGCTTAAAAGCTGTTTGGTGTTGAGGGAAGGAGAGTCTGCAAATCGATGGGCCACGAGGACGCTGTGTCTCGGGTCTCCCCAAGTGAGGGATCTGGAGTGAGGAGGGGCTGAGAGTCAGACAGCAGTTGGGGCAAGGGCTGTAGCCTCAGGCCAGTGTCCCAGCAGCTCCCTCACCCTTTGTAATTTATCTAGTGCCTTCCACATCCACTACCCCACTGAATTCTCAGGTCACTCAGTAAGGACGGACAAGGGCAGAGTAAGGACACTCAGCTACCATTCAGCAGGTAGCAGAGCTCCACGGAATAGGCCATGCTGGCTGCTGGAGTCTGAGGCTGgatctcctctctccccacccctgcacaACTGTTCATGAAAGATCCCTGTGCCCACTGCAGGGCCTGGGCCAAAATGACTGCTGTGCCTTGCATGTCCCCTGATATTGGCCAGCTCAACTCCACATGTCCCACTGTGTCTCTACCCTCAGATTCACCCAGAACTCAGCCACTGCTTATGCTCCACGGCAGCTGCTCAGACCCCACCTGAGTTTCCGTGTGGGGACCCTGGGGGGTCTCCCTGACTCCACATTTGCCCCTTCAGTCTTCTCTCCACTCAGCAGCCTGAGCCATCCCTTTAAAACAACAGTGAGATTATATCATCTTGGAAACCTTCTAATAATGGCTCTCCACTTTACTGAGAAGGAAGGTTGAGGTTTTCCAGGAATCTGAATGGCCTCACATAACCTGCTCCATCCCAGGGGCCACAAGCACTAACTCTCCTCTCACTCACTCGGCTCCAGGCACTCTGGCTTTGCCCTTCCTGGATCATGCCAGCATCACCTTGCCTGAGAGGCTTTGCACTGGTGGTTCTCTTAGGAATGCTTTTCCCCAGTACGTCCATGTGACTTAACCCTCCACCTCTGTCCTGGCAGTGCTGAAGCATCACCTAACAGTAATTCTACTTAAACTCACACACTACCTCCAGTTCCAGTCTTCCTGATCCTTTCACCTTCCTCTGCTAtttcaaccccccacccccaatttctTACTTTCTAAcatttacatattatatttttacttgttGTCTCTCTCTCCAAATTATAAATTAAGCTTCATGAAGGCAgtgaattttgtgttttattcatGGATCTATCCTCAGGGTCTAAattagtgtctggcacatagtgggtgctcAATTAGTCACTcaaaaaatgctgaaagaatGTGATGGTTAACCAGTGCAGAGCTGATTCTCAGAAACAGTCTTGCCTTAGCCCTCAAATGATCATAATTCCCTCTCTTACCCTCTACCTCGAAAGACTGAGACCAGGAGAAACCGTGCATGCATCCTGATTATTGTGTGGGAGATGTCTCATGATGAACATGTTAGAGTCAGAGGAAGCCTGGGCCCCTTGTTCTATCTGATGTCATCATCttacagaataaaacaaaaatcaggcCCAAAGCCAAACAGGCAGCAAAGAGCAAAGTAAGCCTCCAATCTACCTGGCCCCACCATTGTGCCCTTTTCCTTGGACATTGGTGCTACCCCTAGTTGGAGGGACAGGGAGTCTCAGGGACCTGGGAAGGAAGGTAGGCCAACCAACAGCTCTGGGTCCTAAGGATAATCACCTGGTCTTTAGCGAGGCTCTTCACCTCCTCAGGGTCTCTGGGAGCAACTTGGCTTTCATGTCCTTCATCTTGCCCTCATCAGGGAGGATGAAGAGTGTGGTGGCATTGCCTGAATACATCAGTTCTACTACCATGCAGGACATCGCCTCATCCTGAAAGTAAGGCATGGCCAGGTATATACTTCTCAAGATAGGTACATGTATCCATGTGTTGTTGCTCAAGTTGAATcttgatgtaaacatttcacaggGGTCAAAGGGTGTCTTCCACTTGGCCAGAGAAAGAACAAGAGTGAGGAAACAGTGTGAGTGCAAGGTGACCCTACCTCAACCTGGTTCTGCCTATCATTCCAGCAGGGACAACCCTGCCTTGGTTTGGAAAATACCCTGGTAAGCAGAAAAGCTACTGGGGATGAGGGAATGCCCTGCTGGCCTGGATTAGAAAGGGGGCCATGAAACCAAGGCCTGTTAAGAATCAACAGGAATCTGGGAATGGGGCATGAGAGAGAGAAGATAGGGAAAGTCGGGGAAAGAGGCAGGACCACAACTGGGAAGCTGAAGCCTGGGGAGAAATGGGACATCACTGGTTCCTTGAAAGGAACAAATGCCTCCTAAGCAATTGTTAGTCACTGGCATTGCAGAGGTGTGACCATAAATGGCTTGTGGGAGGGGTTTGGGTGGAAATAGGAGGAAAGAGACTGGGTTCTTCATGTGAGTTGTGAGGCAGACGTGAATGTCCACTATTGTGAACATTCAGAAGGGCAGGGGTGTCCTTAATGGAAGGCAGAACTCAGAGTGACCAGGAGAATTAAAGCCCCTGGCTCTTGTGACATCTAGGCCATGGGAGCATTGGACATGCCAAACGCCATGAGCTAAGAAGTGCTGGCTATGAGTCCTCAGCTCCCATCTGGGTGACAGCCAGCTCTGCCAGCTGCGAACATCCATCTAGACTTGCCCTGGATTCTGCATTTGCCTGGCCAATGATTCGATCCCTAGAGTCAGGAGGGGTAAGATTCTCTCTGAGCCTGCctaagcttttaattttaaaaaggtaaaatgccATGAAACTGCCGCTAGCTACTATAAATGTTAAACACAGGCCCGACCTTGGAGTCATTTCAAAGGAAATCTGCTCCCTTCTGTTTGCTGGGCAAGTTTTAATCTGAATAAAAAGCAAGGCACCTACTCAGACCAAGGGCTAACAGGCTCTCCTGAAGTCACATCTTGGAATGACAGACTGTAATTTGGAAGAACATGATGCCTGTGGGCACGGTAAAGTCTCGGTGCCCCTCACCACTCCAAGCCACGGTCTCTTCCTTTATAGTGGGTTGCCTAATAACACTGACCCAGGCAGAAATAGCCCCAAGACTTGGAACTAAATGTCCATTTCCTTTTGCTCCTCAAGGCCAATACTTGCCTTTAAAGAAGATGTAATTCTTCTGTCGATGAGTTAAACTCCTTGACCAGATCTACAATTTTCCCCTGAGTTTTATTCTCCACATAGTCATTGATAAACTTCTTGGCAGCAGCAGAGTCCTGGAAGTTAGTCTCTAAGGCCTTGGAGGCATACAGCTCCTGGGCGTTCCTGAACTTCCCAAGCAGTTTCAGCTGCTCTTTGATGAACATGGCATTGCCCACGTTCAGCTGAAGCTGTTCACTGAGCTGGCTGAGGGTGTGCAGGAGGTGCTAAAAGCTCTGGTGGATTTCTGCCTCTGAGGTCTTTGTGAGGTTGAACTTGAGGCCTTCGAAAAGCTCTGTCAGAGTGCTGCTGCGGGCCTCCAGGGATAGGAAGGCCAAGGCTGAGGAGACACTTAATGGGGAGAAGATAATATTCTTATCAGGGTTTTTTGAAGCCAGCTGCTTATAAAGGATGAAGGCGAAGTTCATGCTGCTGGAGGCTAATGTGAGTTTGTCCACATGCATCCCATTTTCTTGGTCCTCCTGGGTCAGAGCCTCCTGGTCAAGTGTGCTGCTGGGGTGCCAGAGGACAGCAGGGCAGAAGCAGGCCACCAAGACCCCTAGAGTCAGGAGGGGTAACTTTCTCACCACTCTCAACTCTGAAAAGCCACAATCCTTTAAGTCACAGAGGGACATATGGGGCACCATCCACCTCCCGCTGTCTCCCACCTGGCCTGTATTCAGATCCTTGTTCTGCTAGCTGTGCGAGCTCCCCTGGCTAGGTGCTCTCCTGGGCACCCAACGTGTGTGATTACGTTCAGGGCTTCCTTCATCCTTTGAGGTAAGTACTGTAATTGTTGCCATTTTTCCCAGGGAGGAAACTGGGCACAGAGAGGTAGGTGAAagggcttgcccaaggtcacacggcAAACAAGTCGAGGAGCCGGGGTGGGCGGCCAGGTTTGCCTGGCTCCTAGGACTGGAAGCTGACAATGAGGATGAGGTTCTGTTGAACAAGAACGCCACCTCCTCTGGCCTTTCCATGTGCTGAGCAGAGCCCAGTCAGGGGGATTAGAAAACAGGGGTTCCTCTTGCTTTGTACCTCTTACACCCCTAAAGTAGAACCCGAGGAAGGAGCCCTGGCCCCATGAGAGGCCACAGCACCTTCCCCAGCCACCAGATGACACCTTGTGTGACAGTGGCAGGCCCTCTACTGTATCATGCCTGGTGGTGAGTGGTGTGGGTTAACGGAGAAAGGCAGCTGGTGCGATCCCTAGAGCCTAGAGCCTAGACAGACCTGGAAATGGTTGGTTGGTCTTTGTCTCCACCATAAGCCTGGAAAGGCCTCCCAGTAGAGAGACATCAGAGGGAGTTCCAGAGTCTCGAGACTTGGCCTGGGATTGCACTTTGGCCACTCGTGATTACTGTGTGGTGGGCCATCAGGTGactgaacctctctgagccttagttccCAGCTCTGCACAACATGGTAAGTGGGTCAGGTAAGATTAGTGATGAAGGTGTCTGGCTCATAAGAAGGTTCCAGAAGGGTCACCTGCTTCCATACTCCCCCTGCCTGAAACCACAAGCCAGAAGAGGGGGCTAAAGCTACTGCACAGGAGACCTGGCAGGAGCTTGGTTCAAAGCCACTGACTCGAGCAAACAGGATATTTACCTTGAGCATCTGCCCACTCAGTCCCAGAATTCAGAGAAAAGGGGCAGTCTGGATgttggagaggagaggaagagagaggtggggagtgaggcgatggaggagggggagaaggagaggaggaagagaggacagGAGAAGACGACGGTGAGGTGAGGGGACTGAgcgaagaggagagagaggagaagggaggcccATGTGAGGCTGCAGACAGCCCAAGACAGAGGCAACCTGGTTCCTCAACTGATGGAACCATTTCCTTGGAAACATGGTGAACAGTATTTTTCTCCAAAACTATTTCCAGAGGGAAAAGCTTGTCTTTTCTGTTTGGGCAAGCTGTCCAACATTGCTGGACAAGATACAGCCTGTTATCTGCTTGCCAAGGGGCGCTGGTAGGGACGAAAGCCCTGCAGGGACCCCCCTTTAGATGCTGAAGTTACAATGGCCCTCCCCCACCTTTGCTCAGAGGTACCCCCTGCAGCACAATCTGAGAGTTGCACCCTATGCCAGGCAAGGGGACAGCGCCTTTTTCTCCCGAGGGTTGGATACACCACTGACTTGAACCAGAATCCAAAAGTGTCAGAGGCAACAATGACCATAGCAGGCCCCGTGAGACCCCCACCCTGCACTCTTTGCAAGTGTGAAAACTCAGACCCACAGACAAGACATGCTTAAGAGGCTTAAGGAATCAGTGGGGGCCTATTACCCTGActcccagcccagaattctgagcACACCTCCTCCTTGACCCCTCCTGCTCTGCAAACTTTCATGAGCTTGGGGCCATGGTCTAGAACAGTCCTGGAAAAGCAGATCCTTTTGCTCCCAGTATTTAAAGCATCACAGATGACCTACCTCATAGAGCTGAATGTAGCTGGTAGATTTCAAAGCCGCCTGCCTGGAGTGCTGCGGAATGTTTGGGATAGTTACAGCTTATTTGTCACTGCCAAGGGCTCCTCCCCCTGCTTGGGAAATGTTCAGGAAAACTACGTGTTTTATTCTTAGCTGAGAAATGGCCACATGGTAATTCGAAACTGAAAGGGCATGGATGTATTAGATCTGGTTAAACAACCTAGTTACAGAAATAGCTCTGATTTTTGTTCCTTAGAAAgtaaaacagaaaccaaaaaccCTTTGTCAtgtcagtttttctttctgtttatttaataCTCATTtggaaaaacccagaaaatataaagaagaacatTGGGAAATATCCCCCAGAATGCTACCACTCAGAAAGGGCCCCAGTTAACATTTTAGTGTATTTCTAAGTTG belongs to Nycticebus coucang isolate mNycCou1 chromosome 9, mNycCou1.pri, whole genome shotgun sequence and includes:
- the SERPINA3 gene encoding LOW QUALITY PROTEIN: alpha-1-antichymotrypsin (The sequence of the model RefSeq protein was modified relative to this genomic sequence to represent the inferred CDS: substituted 2 bases at 2 genomic stop codons), yielding MSLCDLKDCGFSELRVVRKLPLLTLGVLVACFCPAVLWHPSSTLDQEALTQEDQENGMHVDKLTLASSSMNFAFILYKQLASKNPDKNIIFSPLSVSSALAFLSLEARSSTLTELFEGLKFNLTKTSEAEIHQSFXHLLHTLSQLSEQLQLNVGNAMFIKEQLKLLGKFRNAQELYASKALETNFQDSAAAKKFINDYVENKTQGKIVDLVKEFNSSTEELLLTLVLSLAKWKTPFDPCEMFTSRFNLSNNTWIHVPILRSIYLAMPYFQDEAMSCMVVELMYSGNATTLFILPDEGKMKDMKAKLLPETLRRXRASLKTRIIDAIYLLKFSILGEYNLKNVLLDLGIGKVFTREADLSGITGAKNLVLSQVVHNAVLDVAEKGTEATVNPGGKIVFLITKLNPIIIEFNRPFLIVIFSKDPEHILFMGKVTNPRQAPPLQAAESH